A segment of the Lycium barbarum isolate Lr01 chromosome 7, ASM1917538v2, whole genome shotgun sequence genome:
ACCAATTGTTCAGATGCTGTCTACACGTTCCGTTAAATGTCTTCGTGCACTAGTGGTCTTGCCTACTAGAGACCTCGCTTTGCAGGTTATTCACCTTGATTTTTTAGTTTTAGTTTTGGAAAATGTGCAGTGCATAATTACACAAATTCTCAATTACCTGTAAATCTTTGGCCCAACTATCTTTCTAACTTTGCTGCgttgctttttttttcttttttgataggTACGTCAATGATCATCCTAGGTTTCTTCGCCTTAAAACTATGACATCATGCTAcctataaccaaaaaaaaaaaaaaactataacttCATTCTTTGGCTGAAAGTCCCTTTTCTTGCAATCTAATAATTTGGTGGAATTTTGTCTTAGTGCCTCAGAGGCTCTTTTTAAGAATACCTACAACTTCGTAGTGGGTTCATCACACCAGTCTCGAATCCATGACGTGTCTACATTTTCACTTTCACATGCAAAGATAGATAACTAACTTCTCACAGGGAGATTATGTTCTTACCATTTGTTTCTGTTTCAGGTCAAAGAGGTCTTCTCTGCTCTTGCACCTGCAGTAGGTTTGTCTGTTGGCTTGGCAGTCGGTCAGTCATCTATTTCGGATGAAATTTCTGAGCTCATCAGGAAACCCAATGTTGAGTATGGCATATGTTATGATCCTGAAGAATCCTCATACGAGTTACAAAGCGCAGTAGACATTTTAGTGGCAACTCCTGGAAGACTGATGGACCACATCAGTAACACTGATGGTTTTACCCTTGAACATCTATGTTATCTTGTAAGCTGCATTTTTAGTTGCTTAGAATTTCTTAGTATGTATATTTACACTAGTCCCCTACTCTTCTCTTCTTTATTGTGATTAATATCGTGGCATAAAGCAATTCTGTCTGAGAATAGTTTGCTATTCTTAAAAAGTTGAGTGGTCCAGCTGACTTTTTGCTTTTCCTTGGGTATGGTATCTCATTAGTCTATTATGTCACTAGCAAAACTAGGCACAGAGAAGTACCCCTTGataattttgaaagaaatttgctAGAAGTAGGGTGATGTTAAGTTAAATACAAACAGGCTACAAAAATGCATGTTTTAGTAGCACATGTGCTGGCTATTTGTCTTTACATTAGCAGCTGTCTATTGTCACCACTCACCATAACCACCTGAAGTTGATATTTTTCCACCTTCATTTATGTCAATGAATTGATCAATCATTAATAATTGTACTGAAAAAACAAGGAGAGCTTTTGAATCAAAAGAGCTGGATTTTGTACATACGAGGAATAACCACTTGATTTAATGTCTATTTGGTGCATCCATGAGGTTTCTATTCTCATAGAAGATTGGGTGTCTTTTGGAGAGAATCATATCTTTCAGTAAATTCTCTAATTTTttatataccttttgtatatggGAGGTTTCCCATTATCAATAAAATTATATTTACTGTATTAAAAAAGTCAATATATTTGTCATTTTATTCGCTTCAATGCCTCTTTCCTATTTGAAAAGGAAAAACTAGCATGCTAGTGACTCGGacaattaaaatttattttaatttattgtaGTAGCCAGTAGGTCTTGTGAGTGGGGGGCACGGAGTTTGATATTGCTCGTTTTTTCTTATGCTTTCTTGAAACCATTtgactttcttttttttttctttaaaaaaaaaaaaaaaaaaggtttgaaGGGCAAATAAGGAAGAGACCCTAATGGTTGACTTACATGGTATCATGCAGGTTGTTGACGAAACAGATAGGTTATTAAGGGAAGCTTATCAGTCCTGGCTTCCTACCGTCATTCACTTGACCGGCTCTTCTATTGATGGGAACTTCCCTTCTGTTGATGATCTTCTTGCTTGCACTTATGGTTCATTGAAGACAATCAGAAGAGTGTATGTTTTATGCCTATCCTCCCCCTTATGAATTGCTTATATGTGGAATCCATTTTAGATGCACATCTTTCTCTCAGTTGTGATATGACATTTTTCTCATCAAGGAGTAATTATCTGATTATTCAAGTCTTGTTTGTTTCTTTATGACAAGGACACTATATCTTTGACTGTCAAATCTTTTCCACTGTTGAGTTGCTTGTTCTTTTGATCATGAAAATGTATCTACCTTTGCATCTAAGGGTGTCACCTAGTGGTTAATGAAGTGGGTGGAGAACCATGAGGTATCAGGTTCAAATTCCAGCGGACTCAAAAGCaaaatactaggtgatttcttcccaacTACCCTAGTTTTGGTGGGCAGAGTTGTCCGGtacctgtgctggtgggaggtagcaggtacatGGTGGAATAGTCGAGGTGTACGCAAACTGGTCCAAACGCCACCGTCACCCAAAAAGAAATGCATCTACTGTTTATCAAAACTAAGGCAACGTATTATTTGCATTAGTGGATGCAACTTTGCTGGAAGGTTTACATTTGATCAATTGATGGTTCATTGAGGTTGCTTCTTGGGATCGAATAGGTTTAAGTGCACATAGGCATTTCACTGTCTTGTTTTCTTTTTGTCCATTTCACGTGTGGGATTTTCTTAACCGTTGCTTTAAAACTAATGCAGGGGCATAGAAAGAGGGTTCAAGGGAAAAGCTTATCCAAGGCTTGCGAAGATGGTTTTATCAGCCACACTAACACAGGACCCAAGTAAACTCGCTCAGCTTGATTTACATCATCCCCTTCTTTTGACGACTGGAGAAAGACGTTACAAGCTTCCCGAAGAACTCAAATCATTTAAACTGGTGGGGCATACTTGAATGAAATAAGCTCTATTTGTACATTATCGGCTCTTTCCTGATGTGCCTGAAAATGTGTTTACTGTTGCATATCATTTGAATCGCTGCTATTTCACACTTTTTGCTTTGGAAGACACTGTTCCTCACAGTTTAGATGATTGATATTGGCGATTATACCTTCTTTTTGTGTAGCTATGTCAATCGAAGCTTAAGCCAATTTATCTAGTTTCTCTTCTTCA
Coding sequences within it:
- the LOC132602932 gene encoding DEAD-box ATP-dependent RNA helicase 1-like isoform X3, which encodes MSITSLFPVQLAVWQETIGPGSFERDLCINSPTGSGKTLAYALPIVQMLSTRSVKCLRALVVLPTRDLALQVKEVFSALAPAVGLSVGLAVGQSSISDEISELIRKPNVEYGICYDPEESSYELQSAVDILVATPGRLMDHISNTDGFTLEHLCYLVVDETDRLLREAYQSWLPTVIHLTGSSIDGNFPSVDDLLACTYGSLKTIRRVGIERGFKGKAYPRLAKMVLSATLTQDPSKLAQLDLHHPLLLTTGERRYKLPEELKSFKLLCQSKLKPIYLVSLLQSLQGEKSIVFTSSVESTHRLCTLLKFFDNMQIEFKEYSRLQRQSVRSKTLRAFRSGQVQVLISSDAMTRGMDVEGVRNVINYDMPAYIKTFIHRAGRTARAGQSGCCFTLMHKDEIKRFKKMLQKADCNSCPTYSVSSEVIESLRSVYTSALEKLRENVESEKFKKSKIRLKSSNVRKEK